One stretch of Vulpes lagopus strain Blue_001 chromosome X, ASM1834538v1, whole genome shotgun sequence DNA includes these proteins:
- the TSPAN6 gene encoding tetraspanin-6, whose protein sequence is MASPSRRLQTKPVITCFKSVLLIYTFIFWITGLILLAVGIWGKVSLENYFSLLNEKATNVPFVLIGTGTVIILLGTFGCFATCRACAWMLKLYAMFLTLIFLVELVAAIVGFVFRHEIRNSFKNNYEKTLKQYNSTGDYRSDAVDKIQNTLHCCGVTDYRDWRDTNYYAEKGFPKSCCKLENCSPQRDADKVNNEGCFIKVMTIIESEMGVVAGISFGVACFQLVGIFLSYCLSHAITNNQYEIV, encoded by the exons ATGGCGTCCCCGTCTCGGAGACTGCAGACGAAACCAGTCATTACTTGTTTCAAGAGCGTCCTCTTGATCTACACTTTCATCTTCTGG ATCACTGGCCTAATCCTTCTTGCCGTTGGCATTTGGGGCAAGGTGAGCCTGgagaattatttttcccttttaaatgagAAGGCCACCAATGTCCCCTTCGTGCTCATTGGCACTGGCACTGTCATCATTCTTTTGGGCACCTTTGGCTGTTTTGCTACCTGCCGAGCTTGTGCATGGATGCTAAAACTG TATGCAATGTTTCTGACTCTCATTTTTTTGGTTGAATTGGTCGCTGCCATCGTAGGATTTGTTTTCAGACATGAG ATTAGGAACAGCTTTAAGAATAATTATGAGAAAACTTTAAAGCAGTATAACTCTACGGGAGATTATAGAAGCGATGCAGTAGACAAGATTCAAAATACG ttacATTGTTGTGGTGTCACCGACTATAGAGATTGGAGGGATACTAATTATTACGCAGAAAAAGGATTTCCCAAGAGTTGCTGTAAACTTGAAAATTGTTCTCCACAGAGAGATGCAGATAAAGTAAACAATGAA GGTTGTTTTATAAAGGTGATGACCATTATAGAGTCAGAAATGGGAGTGGTTGCGGGAATTTCTTTTGGAGTTGCTTGCTTTCAG CTGGTTGGAATCTTTCTATCCTACTGCCTCTCTCACGCCATAACAAATAACCAGTATGAGATAGTGTAA